The Aneurinibacillus migulanus genome contains the following window.
ATGAACTGCCTGGACAAAGCAAGGCCTAAGCCGGTCCCTTCATACTTACGCTCTAACCTGCCATCATTCTGATAAAACGGTTCGAAAATTTTCTCTGCCTTCTCTACTTCAATACCGATACCTTCATCTGCGACACGGACGATCACCATATGTTCACTTTGTTCAATAATGATGCGTACTACACTATGCGCATGACTAAATTTAATTGCATTACCGAGTAAATTCAGCAGAATCTGACGTATCCTTGTCTTATCCGCCATTACTTGCAAGGTCGGATACTTTGTTTCGATTACAAGTGAGATATTCTGTTTCTCAGCTTTGGCCTGCATTATAATGAGCGTGTTACGAATCATTTCCACCATATCGAACCGGCTCATCTCCAGCTCATATTTCCCAGCTTCAATTTTGCTTAGATCAAGAATATCGTTTATCATCGTCAGTAAATGCTCTCCCGCTTTTACGATGTTACGGGTGAAATTCTTTTGTGCGGGAGAAAGTCTTCCTTCCGCGTCTTCATGTAGCAATTCTGCAAAGCCAATAATTCCTGTTAAAGGTGTACGAACTTCATGTGACATGTTAGCAAGAAATTCTGACTTTAGACGCGTGGACTCTCTGGCACGATGCGACTCTTCCCGTAGTCGTACGTTCGCCTGCTTCAGCTCTTCAACCAAGCTGGCGATGCTCTGGCTCATCCGGTTGAACGCCTTGCTTAGTTCTCCCCACTCATCCTGCCTTTTCATTGCCACTTGAGTCGTAAAATCCCCCTTCGTCATCCGACGAACACCGCTAAGCAACGAGAAAATCGGGTTCGTAATGCTACGCGATATATAATATGAAAAAAGAAGAGCTAGTAGCAACGTTCCGCCCATGACAATATAGCCTGCTTGTACTGACGACCAGGCATTATTTAGCACCTTCTTATTATCGTTGCTAATTTCATGGATTTTTTGCTGCGAGAGCTCTTCTGCTTCGTTCATTAGCTCGATGGCAAGTGGCTGCGCCTGAGAATTTAGCGTATCAAGCGCATCCTTTGGGTTGTTACGTTGATAGACGGGGATTACATTATTACTCAAAATCCCCTCCCAATCTTCGCTATGAATAATAAATTGTTCAATCCCTTCCCTTTCGTGCGGCAAGGCATTTTTTTTCAATTGCGCCTCTATGCTTTTGGCACGCTCGCTCGCTTCTATGAACTTCTTGTGTAACTCCTCGTCTCCTGTAGTAACATACAGCATAACATAATTAATTCGCTCCATAATCGTGCTTTTGATCTGCAACTGTGTGGTCAAATTCGGCACGGAATGATTAATAATTTTATCATTATCACGCGCCACTTGAAGCAGTTGATGATTCAGCACGAACATACCGCTTCCTGCAAACAGGACAATCGTCAGAAATACG
Protein-coding sequences here:
- a CDS encoding sensor histidine kinase, with the protein product MRVLKKWSNLPIRLKFFSVFLTIVLFAGSGMFVLNHQLLQVARDNDKIINHSVPNLTTQLQIKSTIMERINYVMLYVTTGDEELHKKFIEASERAKSIEAQLKKNALPHEREGIEQFIIHSEDWEGILSNNVIPVYQRNNPKDALDTLNSQAQPLAIELMNEAEELSQQKIHEISNDNKKVLNNAWSSVQAGYIVMGGTLLLALLFSYYISRSITNPIFSLLSGVRRMTKGDFTTQVAMKRQDEWGELSKAFNRMSQSIASLVEELKQANVRLREESHRARESTRLKSEFLANMSHEVRTPLTGIIGFAELLHEDAEGRLSPAQKNFTRNIVKAGEHLLTMINDILDLSKIEAGKYELEMSRFDMVEMIRNTLIIMQAKAEKQNISLVIETKYPTLQVMADKTRIRQILLNLLGNAIKFSHAHSVVRIIIEQSEHMVIVRVADEGIGIEVEKAEKIFEPFYQNDGRLERKYEGTGLGLALSRQFIELHGGTIGVESKPGEGSVFSFYLPSGKREAPTPDTCEQACKKEPLLVLYTADFLGSFRDFSEKIQKGFRPFLSFMIESKREAIEIVQKHPEYDILVAAQSFQAGYVDMLEGISEHTQGRIFSYIESPLRFVERGQVMRMAEYIPPSSDDMSDIISKTT